A window from Opitutia bacterium ISCC 52 encodes these proteins:
- a CDS encoding amidohydrolase, with translation MKKLSLLLLLLPTFVVADLGKTVDKLASTVEPKVIAWRHDIHQHPELSNQEFRTAALVTDHLSSLGYEVQTGVAVTGVVGVLKGGKPGPVVALRADMDALPVTEETGLPYASKVKAEYGGKEVGVMHACGHDAHVAIAMGAAEVFAKMRDELPGTIKMIFQPAEEGAWPASVWGAQQMIQEGVLEHPKVDAIFGLHVRPGISGSVLVKPGPLMASSDFLRITVTGKQTHAAIPWGGIDPITVSAQIILGVQTVASRQVPILGSPSIVSIGTIQAGERNNIIPDEVVMTGTIRTFDHDVRSAYHEKVKRTAEKIAESAGAKADVYIGADTGYSPTINHPELTEAMTPTLERVVGADKLFESTMTTGAEDFSFFQKEVPGMFYFLGVTPDGQLTEDTPVNHSPLFMVDDGAMLNGIRTMSHLAVDYMLQNQ, from the coding sequence ATGAAGAAACTTTCCTTACTCCTTTTGCTACTTCCCACGTTTGTGGTGGCAGATTTAGGCAAAACCGTCGATAAGCTGGCCTCAACCGTCGAACCAAAAGTGATAGCGTGGAGACACGACATCCACCAGCACCCTGAACTTTCGAACCAGGAGTTCAGAACCGCCGCCCTGGTGACCGATCACCTCAGCAGCCTGGGGTATGAAGTGCAAACCGGAGTCGCCGTCACCGGCGTAGTTGGTGTTCTCAAAGGCGGTAAGCCCGGACCCGTGGTGGCCTTGCGAGCCGATATGGATGCCCTACCCGTTACGGAAGAAACCGGCCTACCCTATGCATCGAAAGTGAAAGCTGAGTATGGAGGCAAAGAAGTGGGAGTCATGCACGCTTGTGGTCATGACGCTCATGTCGCGATCGCCATGGGAGCTGCCGAGGTATTTGCCAAGATGAGAGATGAGCTGCCCGGCACCATTAAGATGATCTTTCAGCCTGCGGAAGAAGGTGCCTGGCCGGCCTCGGTTTGGGGAGCCCAACAAATGATCCAGGAAGGGGTTTTAGAACATCCAAAAGTAGATGCGATTTTCGGTCTGCACGTCCGTCCCGGTATATCGGGTTCGGTTCTCGTAAAACCAGGCCCACTCATGGCGAGTTCCGATTTCCTAAGAATCACGGTAACCGGGAAACAAACGCATGCAGCCATACCTTGGGGGGGCATCGATCCGATCACCGTATCAGCCCAAATCATCCTGGGTGTTCAAACCGTGGCCAGTCGCCAGGTGCCGATATTGGGCAGCCCATCGATTGTATCCATCGGTACCATACAAGCTGGAGAACGAAACAACATCATTCCCGACGAAGTGGTCATGACCGGTACCATACGAACCTTTGATCACGATGTCCGATCGGCCTACCACGAGAAAGTTAAACGAACCGCTGAAAAGATTGCCGAAAGCGCTGGGGCAAAGGCAGACGTTTACATCGGTGCTGACACCGGTTATTCACCGACCATCAACCATCCGGAGCTGACCGAAGCGATGACTCCAACCCTCGAAAGAGTGGTGGGCGCCGACAAATTATTCGAGAGCACCATGACCACGGGAGCCGAAGATTTCTCCTTCTTTCAAAAAGAAGTTCCCGGTATGTTCTACTTTCTAGGCGTGACTCCAGATGGCCAACTCACAGAGGACACACCGGTCAATCACTCCCCACTGTTTATGGTCGATGATGGTGCGATGCTCAATGGCATACGAACCATGTCGCACCTCGCGGTGGACTATATGTTACAGAATCAGTAA
- a CDS encoding NIPSNAP family protein, with translation MKIRSSLIVTLIVTQLLSFAATQAHDTRSFEIRTYYAAEGKLDDLIARFRDHTCALFEKHGIENIGYWVPKDNTDNKLVYIIAFPDRVEQKTMWRAFQDDPAWKAAAKASSVNGRLITKIDSVFLDATEYSPRVVRRQDSPNRLFEIRTYKAAEGRLPHLHARFRDHTIGLFEKHGIENVIYMQPQADQEGAADTLIYLITHDSEEARKASFGAFGQDPDWKSARKASEERAGGGLTVKGGVTYEFLEPTDFSRMK, from the coding sequence ATGAAAATTCGTTCTTCACTGATAGTCACCCTGATTGTTACCCAACTTTTATCATTTGCTGCTACCCAAGCGCACGATACCCGGAGCTTTGAGATCCGTACTTACTACGCTGCTGAAGGGAAGTTAGACGATCTTATCGCCCGATTTCGTGACCACACCTGCGCGTTATTCGAAAAGCACGGGATTGAGAATATCGGTTACTGGGTTCCGAAGGATAATACGGACAACAAATTGGTCTACATCATCGCTTTTCCTGATCGCGTAGAGCAAAAAACCATGTGGCGCGCCTTTCAAGATGACCCAGCTTGGAAAGCAGCAGCAAAGGCTTCTTCTGTGAATGGAAGACTGATTACCAAGATCGACAGCGTATTCCTGGATGCGACCGAATACTCTCCTCGAGTTGTGAGACGCCAGGATTCTCCCAATCGTTTGTTTGAGATCCGCACTTACAAAGCAGCTGAAGGTCGTTTGCCTCATTTGCATGCCCGCTTCCGTGACCACACCATTGGTCTTTTTGAGAAGCATGGTATCGAGAATGTTATCTATATGCAGCCGCAAGCTGATCAGGAAGGAGCGGCCGACACGCTTATTTATCTGATTACTCACGACAGTGAAGAGGCGCGCAAAGCTTCCTTTGGAGCGTTTGGACAGGATCCCGATTGGAAGTCTGCTCGCAAAGCCTCTGAAGAAAGAGCCGGAGGTGGATTGACGGTCAAAGGTGGAGTGACCTACGAGTTTCTTGAGCCGACCGACTTCTCTCGCATGAAGTAA
- a CDS encoding P-II family nitrogen regulator has translation MKLIKAIIKPFKLEDVKDALSEIGVVGMTVTEVKGFGRQKGHTEIYRGSEYTVDFLPKTQLEIVVDEGIVKQAVEVIIKTANTGKIGDGKVFVIPVETAVRIRTGETDSEAL, from the coding sequence ATGAAATTAATTAAAGCTATTATTAAGCCCTTTAAACTCGAAGACGTAAAAGACGCCCTGTCTGAAATCGGGGTCGTAGGAATGACCGTTACGGAAGTAAAAGGCTTCGGTCGCCAAAAAGGTCACACCGAGATTTATCGCGGAAGTGAATACACGGTCGATTTTCTGCCAAAGACTCAGCTTGAGATTGTGGTGGACGAAGGCATTGTTAAACAAGCGGTCGAAGTCATTATCAAAACGGCCAACACCGGTAAGATCGGTGACGGTAAGGTCTTTGTCATTCCGGTTGAAACCGCCGTTCGCATTCGGACGGGTGAGACCGATTCAGAAGCGCTTTAA
- a CDS encoding ammonium transporter, whose protein sequence is MLFRFVKKIVSACLLLSIAPAIASAAGHESSALNSGDTAWMLTATVLVLFMTLPGLALFYGGLVRSRNVLSVLMHCFAVACLASVLWVVCLYSLAFSDGNAWIGNLDHIFLKGITVGELNGGTFPETVFIMFQMTFAIITPGLIVGAFVERMKFSAILLFTTLWLFLVYAPVCHWVWSGNGWMFNNGTIDLAGGIVVHATAGISALVLAKMLGPRSDFPKRIRPPHHPAMVMIGASMLWVGWFGFNAGSQVAANEAAGMTMLVTHISAAVASLTWMVVEWLKTGKPGLVGIVTGMVAGLATITPASGAVGPMGAVCIGFLAGLICYFACGIVKNSLGIDDSLDVFAVHGVGGIMGTILVALFGVAAFGGLSDHGIGAQLVTQVKGVGVTVIWSAVATAIIVFICKAVTGLRVSEEVEHTGLDQEEHGETSYNYE, encoded by the coding sequence ATGCTCTTCCGATTCGTTAAAAAAATTGTCTCCGCATGTCTGCTGCTCTCGATAGCTCCCGCAATAGCTTCTGCAGCCGGACATGAAAGTTCTGCTCTCAATTCGGGCGATACCGCCTGGATGTTAACCGCCACGGTGCTGGTCTTGTTTATGACCCTGCCCGGTTTGGCTCTTTTCTACGGTGGTCTCGTTCGTTCCAGAAATGTGCTGTCCGTACTCATGCATTGTTTTGCGGTCGCCTGTTTGGCCTCCGTGCTTTGGGTCGTCTGCCTTTACAGCCTGGCATTCTCCGATGGCAATGCCTGGATTGGAAACCTCGACCACATATTCCTCAAAGGAATCACGGTGGGTGAGCTGAACGGGGGCACGTTCCCGGAAACGGTCTTCATTATGTTCCAGATGACTTTCGCCATCATCACCCCTGGTTTGATTGTCGGAGCTTTTGTTGAACGGATGAAATTTTCTGCCATCCTCCTGTTTACTACGCTTTGGTTGTTTCTTGTATATGCTCCAGTCTGTCACTGGGTTTGGAGTGGCAATGGTTGGATGTTCAATAACGGCACGATTGATCTCGCTGGAGGAATCGTCGTTCACGCGACGGCTGGTATTTCCGCTTTAGTCCTTGCCAAAATGTTAGGACCTCGGTCTGACTTCCCCAAACGCATTCGTCCTCCACACCATCCTGCAATGGTCATGATTGGTGCCTCCATGCTCTGGGTGGGATGGTTCGGCTTCAACGCCGGATCCCAGGTGGCCGCCAATGAAGCGGCTGGCATGACTATGCTGGTCACTCACATCTCCGCTGCGGTAGCGAGTTTGACCTGGATGGTCGTAGAATGGCTCAAGACTGGTAAGCCGGGTCTCGTCGGTATCGTTACTGGTATGGTCGCTGGTCTTGCTACGATCACACCTGCTTCAGGTGCGGTTGGCCCTATGGGTGCCGTATGCATCGGCTTCCTGGCCGGTCTCATTTGCTACTTCGCCTGCGGCATTGTGAAGAATTCATTGGGTATCGACGATTCTCTGGATGTGTTTGCTGTTCACGGAGTGGGAGGCATCATGGGCACCATTCTGGTTGCCCTTTTTGGTGTTGCCGCTTTCGGAGGGCTGAGCGACCACGGCATCGGAGCGCAACTGGTCACCCAAGTGAAGGGTGTTGGTGTTACCGTTATTTGGTCCGCTGTGGCTACCGCAATCATCGTATTTATTTGTAAAGCTGTCACAGGATTGCGAGTCTCTGAAGAAGTCGAACACACTGGCCTCGATCAAGAGGAACACGGTGAAACTTCTTACAACTATGAATAA
- a CDS encoding alpha/beta hydrolase encodes MRLIIYRAVSLIIVVFFIGSSNSTVAVGAPVDSTRVIHGQLSNGTTDPSPKIEVYLPVEKGRTDIGVIIFPGGGYRGLAEHEGPGYAHFFQSKGIAAFVVEYRLAPGGHKHPAMLEDALAAIETVRSRATEFGIDPGKVGVMGSSAGGHLSAHTVTSYSEYSDNLRPAFGILCYPVVEMDGAYTHAGSRRNLLGENPSKELRRSVSPELKVTAETPPCFIWHTVEDPLVPVENSLLFASALQAKGVPFELHVYPKGRHGLGLITDFGWEDSLIRWLHELFE; translated from the coding sequence ATGAGACTAATTATTTATAGAGCAGTATCGCTCATCATTGTTGTTTTCTTTATCGGATCTTCGAATTCAACTGTCGCTGTGGGAGCCCCAGTAGATTCCACGAGAGTGATTCATGGTCAGCTCAGCAATGGTACTACTGATCCCTCACCCAAAATCGAAGTGTACTTGCCCGTGGAAAAGGGCCGCACGGATATCGGTGTGATCATCTTTCCCGGTGGTGGTTACCGTGGATTAGCCGAACACGAGGGACCAGGTTACGCGCATTTCTTTCAATCAAAAGGGATCGCTGCTTTTGTAGTCGAGTATCGTCTTGCACCGGGTGGGCATAAGCACCCCGCCATGCTGGAGGATGCTTTGGCTGCGATTGAGACCGTGCGTTCGCGAGCCACAGAGTTCGGAATTGATCCAGGCAAAGTGGGAGTGATGGGTTCGTCGGCTGGTGGGCATCTAAGCGCGCACACCGTGACCAGCTACAGCGAATATTCGGATAATCTTCGTCCAGCTTTTGGCATTCTCTGTTATCCGGTGGTTGAGATGGACGGAGCCTACACCCATGCAGGATCACGTAGGAATCTCCTTGGTGAAAATCCGTCTAAGGAATTGCGGCGCTCGGTTTCGCCTGAATTGAAGGTGACTGCTGAGACGCCTCCCTGCTTTATTTGGCATACGGTGGAAGATCCGTTGGTGCCAGTTGAGAACAGCTTACTGTTTGCTTCGGCTCTGCAGGCGAAAGGCGTACCTTTCGAATTGCACGTGTATCCAAAGGGCCGACACGGGTTGGGTCTTATCACGGATTTTGGTTGGGAGGATTCCCTCATTCGGTGGCTCCACGAGTTGTTTGAGTAG
- a CDS encoding DUF5050 domain-containing protein, which yields MRLESTFEAGDEGFPLNSELVTDGQYFFFAIDRALMRCDIDGGNPLIIQVPNVSFPELSSVNISTIATADGQVYWCDNNNEGIYRCDLDGGNPELFLDLTTAPLALEYDPATNSLGTAPRNDAGFRAFGMTIDDDHLFWSDAAQEAIYRVNRDGSNPEIWVDGHANFDQNINWDPAGIVHDSTKIYWLARDDLHWANKSGITLDANKSTVFGGSHLAIVPDPIPYTPQEGSASGFDWDLRTQGPDRIWSLTIEWYSVPGNSYSVERSIDMNNWEVLATVAARANETTTSYTEEVNAPESTLITGRFFRVVV from the coding sequence ATGCGCTTAGAAAGCACATTCGAAGCAGGCGACGAAGGATTTCCGCTCAATTCAGAACTCGTTACGGATGGGCAATACTTCTTCTTTGCCATAGATAGAGCCCTCATGCGCTGCGACATAGATGGAGGAAATCCTCTGATCATCCAAGTCCCTAATGTCTCTTTTCCTGAGCTATCTAGTGTGAACATTTCCACCATCGCCACCGCAGATGGACAGGTCTACTGGTGTGACAACAACAATGAAGGCATCTATCGCTGCGACCTGGATGGGGGAAACCCAGAACTGTTTTTAGATCTTACCACTGCGCCTCTGGCCCTAGAATACGATCCAGCAACCAATAGCCTAGGAACCGCCCCTAGAAATGACGCTGGCTTTCGAGCATTCGGCATGACGATCGACGACGATCACCTCTTTTGGTCGGATGCAGCTCAAGAGGCGATTTACCGGGTCAACAGAGACGGATCCAATCCTGAAATATGGGTGGATGGTCACGCCAACTTCGACCAAAATATCAATTGGGATCCAGCCGGAATCGTACACGACTCAACCAAAATTTATTGGCTAGCCCGTGACGATTTACACTGGGCTAATAAATCCGGCATCACTCTTGATGCAAACAAGTCGACCGTATTCGGAGGCTCTCATCTGGCCATTGTTCCAGATCCAATTCCTTACACACCGCAAGAAGGTTCTGCTTCCGGATTCGACTGGGATCTCCGCACACAGGGGCCAGATAGAATCTGGTCACTCACTATTGAATGGTATTCGGTTCCCGGTAACAGTTACTCGGTCGAACGCAGCATTGACATGAACAATTGGGAAGTCCTTGCCACCGTCGCTGCTCGGGCAAATGAGACCACGACCTCCTACACCGAGGAAGTTAATGCTCCGGAATCGACTCTCATCACGGGGCGTTTCTTCCGGGTAGTCGTGTAG
- a CDS encoding alpha/beta hydrolase, with protein sequence MKKLLLLSLVFILLPSAFILGNDPEVRIYKKVGDRELAVHIFKPEKQDAPSPAVVWYHGGGWNPRGRAGQFFEHGKILAGLGVVSVSVDYRGYEGTAQNRDISNCIADAKSAFRWVKAHAKELNIDTTRIAVGGGSAGGHLAAAVATLPGYDDPKDDLSIEINPSLQLLFNPAVDPSKVTGDGYSPLHTVKKGISPAVIFHGKADTTVPITQAYDYQRAMDKVGSECTLFAYAGQSHGFFNHRPGSMPHYYKTVGDMLVYLEKHGYFSK encoded by the coding sequence ATGAAAAAACTACTACTCCTGAGTCTGGTCTTCATTCTTCTTCCTTCAGCCTTCATCCTTGGTAATGACCCCGAGGTCCGCATTTACAAAAAAGTCGGAGATCGCGAGCTGGCTGTTCATATCTTCAAACCGGAAAAACAGGATGCTCCTTCCCCGGCCGTAGTTTGGTATCATGGTGGAGGTTGGAATCCTAGAGGTAGAGCGGGTCAGTTTTTTGAACATGGAAAGATACTCGCAGGATTAGGGGTTGTATCCGTCTCAGTCGACTACCGTGGATATGAAGGCACTGCCCAAAACCGGGACATCTCCAATTGTATTGCAGACGCTAAATCCGCTTTCCGTTGGGTAAAAGCACATGCGAAGGAACTCAATATCGATACCACGCGAATTGCGGTAGGCGGTGGATCTGCTGGTGGCCATCTTGCCGCGGCCGTAGCTACCCTCCCAGGCTACGATGATCCCAAGGACGACTTGAGTATCGAGATCAATCCAAGCCTTCAACTTCTATTCAACCCTGCCGTCGATCCAAGTAAAGTAACCGGAGATGGATACTCACCCCTTCACACCGTTAAAAAAGGTATTTCTCCCGCCGTTATTTTCCACGGCAAAGCCGACACCACCGTTCCCATTACGCAAGCCTACGACTATCAACGCGCCATGGATAAGGTGGGAAGTGAATGCACCCTATTTGCCTACGCAGGCCAATCCCATGGATTCTTTAATCACCGACCGGGAAGCATGCCTCATTATTATAAGACAGTTGGAGATATGCTCGTCTACCTGGAAAAGCACGGTTACTTTTCGAAATAG
- a CDS encoding alpha/beta hydrolase, whose protein sequence is MKILSSVCLLLIPFILAAGEREKFIYKTVGDTEIELYVTHSEKTDGPSPAIVWYYGSGLNKRDMPDQFFEHGKILAKMGITSVYTNIRGRVEGEERDESIAIRCIEDAKSAFRWVRAHTEEFKLDPERIAVGGGSSGGFLSTVIANLPGYDAETDDTDIPLKPSLQILFNPGLGLNNPEHLSPIKHIKEGAPPAVIFQGTADTTTPLAGAYAYQRALDKAGSECHIFSYEGQTHGFFNYREGSNPYYYKTVGDMILFLEQQGYINRP, encoded by the coding sequence ATGAAAATCCTAAGTTCTGTTTGTCTACTTTTGATTCCGTTTATCCTAGCCGCAGGAGAACGGGAGAAGTTCATCTACAAAACCGTGGGTGACACGGAAATCGAATTGTATGTGACCCATTCCGAGAAAACAGATGGCCCATCTCCAGCCATCGTCTGGTATTATGGAAGTGGACTTAACAAACGAGATATGCCGGACCAATTTTTCGAACACGGCAAGATCCTGGCCAAGATGGGAATTACCTCTGTTTATACCAACATCCGTGGGAGGGTTGAAGGAGAAGAAAGAGACGAGAGCATCGCCATTCGTTGTATTGAGGATGCGAAATCAGCTTTCCGCTGGGTGCGAGCGCACACTGAGGAATTCAAATTGGACCCGGAACGCATTGCGGTGGGCGGCGGATCATCTGGCGGGTTCCTATCCACTGTGATTGCGAACCTTCCCGGCTACGATGCGGAAACGGATGACACCGATATCCCGCTCAAGCCAAGTCTCCAGATCCTATTCAATCCTGGGCTAGGACTGAATAACCCAGAACATCTATCTCCTATTAAACACATTAAAGAAGGCGCTCCACCAGCAGTCATTTTTCAGGGCACTGCAGATACAACGACTCCACTTGCTGGTGCCTACGCTTACCAACGAGCCTTGGACAAAGCCGGAAGCGAATGCCATATTTTCTCTTATGAAGGCCAGACGCACGGCTTCTTCAACTACCGCGAGGGATCGAATCCATATTACTACAAAACCGTGGGAGACATGATCCTCTTCTTGGAACAGCAGGGTTATATCAATAGGCCGTAG
- a CDS encoding DUF393 domain-containing protein — translation MRDKPILFYDGDCGLCHRFVLFVLKREQEPLFRFAPLGGETFLASFNEGEAEAFPDSLIIKTSEGDILTLSDAAVYALKTLSPGWSRMGKFVGILPKSVRDFGYRCVAAVRRKLFKKPEGVCPIVRPELRNRLLP, via the coding sequence ATGAGAGACAAACCGATACTATTTTACGATGGAGACTGTGGCCTGTGTCACCGGTTTGTGCTGTTTGTACTGAAACGTGAACAAGAGCCACTCTTTAGGTTTGCTCCATTGGGTGGGGAAACATTCCTTGCCTCTTTCAATGAAGGGGAGGCAGAGGCATTTCCAGATAGTTTGATCATCAAGACAAGTGAGGGGGATATTCTGACTCTATCCGATGCAGCTGTATATGCACTCAAGACACTTTCGCCGGGCTGGAGTAGAATGGGTAAGTTTGTCGGAATTCTGCCAAAGTCCGTACGTGATTTTGGCTACCGTTGTGTGGCAGCGGTCCGAAGGAAGTTATTTAAAAAGCCGGAGGGTGTATGTCCCATCGTAAGACCCGAGCTGAGAAATCGATTGCTACCGTAG
- a CDS encoding efflux RND transporter permease subunit, with product MVGFITLFGIAARNGILLISHIRTLMNEGKPLQDAVRQGSLERLNPILMTALTAALALIPLALGVGEAGKELEAPMAIVILGGLITSTFLNMIVIPSLYSWFGKADPV from the coding sequence TTGGTGGGCTTCATAACGCTCTTTGGTATCGCCGCTCGAAATGGCATCTTGCTCATTTCTCACATTCGAACACTGATGAATGAAGGAAAGCCGTTGCAGGATGCGGTCAGGCAGGGATCGCTTGAAAGGCTTAATCCTATTCTCATGACGGCCCTGACAGCTGCATTAGCACTCATTCCACTTGCCTTGGGGGTAGGAGAAGCCGGTAAGGAGTTGGAGGCGCCGATGGCGATCGTTATTCTCGGTGGCCTCATTACATCGACCTTCTTGAATATGATAGTTATCCCCAGTCTCTATTCGTGGTTTGGGAAAGCGGACCCGGTATAA
- a CDS encoding solute:sodium symporter family transporter, whose amino-acid sequence MFAFVSFLAFTIFVAVISWWKTRNDDQSIGSNYFLAGRSLPWFVVAGSLMLTNLSTEQLVGLNGGAYMNGFVVIAWEVIAAAALVMMAWKFLPIYWSGQITTIPEFLEKRFDRQTRTYVSVLFLLALALSFLPFILYSGALAMNGLFGVSEVFGISEQQSVFIMVWAIGIIGALYAILGGLEAVAISDTINGAGLLIGGLLIPFLGLMALGDGSMLGGIDRIVDNQRPMLDPVGDSDSDIPFGVLFTGMLMVNMFYWCTNQFIIQRTFGAKSLKEGQKGVLGAAFLKLLGPLYLVLPGVIALELFGPELQNGDLAYPMLVKAVLPTWLVGFFSAVMFGAILSSFNSCLHSSTTLFGLDIYKNLINKDATDKQVVKAGKIFGICLALFAMIVAPFIVHAPDGLFNLMKKIGATFSVPVFALVVSGIMIRRSPALGAKIIIFVGISLYILFNMILPGMGVQLVHWLHVTGMTFALLIIIMMVMSKTQPSEPKIDIPSFWGTLHGEGTSEYWSGTKIAGSAVLLSVVAMYAFLHWF is encoded by the coding sequence ATGTTCGCATTTGTCTCCTTCCTTGCTTTTACCATCTTTGTAGCGGTCATCTCGTGGTGGAAAACCCGTAATGATGATCAAAGTATTGGAAGCAATTATTTCCTGGCAGGCCGCAGCCTTCCCTGGTTTGTCGTAGCGGGTTCCTTAATGCTGACTAATTTGTCTACCGAACAATTAGTGGGCCTTAACGGTGGTGCCTACATGAACGGATTTGTCGTCATCGCCTGGGAGGTTATCGCCGCGGCGGCCTTGGTTATGATGGCTTGGAAATTCCTCCCCATTTACTGGTCTGGTCAAATCACAACCATTCCAGAATTCCTGGAAAAACGCTTCGATAGGCAGACACGTACTTACGTGAGTGTGTTGTTTCTTTTAGCCCTGGCCCTAAGCTTCCTGCCTTTCATTCTATACTCAGGTGCACTCGCCATGAACGGCTTGTTCGGCGTTTCCGAAGTGTTCGGAATTTCAGAACAACAATCCGTGTTCATCATGGTCTGGGCTATTGGCATCATTGGAGCGCTCTACGCCATCCTGGGCGGACTTGAAGCCGTCGCGATCTCAGATACCATCAACGGAGCAGGATTACTGATTGGCGGACTCCTCATCCCCTTCCTGGGTTTGATGGCCCTGGGTGATGGAAGCATGTTGGGAGGTATTGATCGCATCGTTGACAATCAACGCCCCATGCTCGACCCGGTGGGTGACAGCGATTCAGATATTCCCTTTGGAGTACTCTTCACCGGCATGCTCATGGTGAATATGTTTTATTGGTGCACCAACCAATTCATCATTCAACGGACCTTCGGTGCTAAGTCGCTTAAGGAAGGACAAAAAGGAGTATTGGGAGCTGCGTTTCTAAAACTCTTAGGACCTCTCTACCTCGTGCTTCCCGGGGTAATCGCACTCGAGCTATTTGGACCTGAGCTACAAAACGGCGACCTCGCCTACCCTATGCTCGTAAAGGCAGTACTTCCGACCTGGTTAGTCGGGTTCTTTAGTGCCGTGATGTTTGGAGCCATATTGAGCTCATTCAACAGCTGCCTCCACAGCTCGACGACGCTCTTCGGTCTCGATATCTATAAGAACCTGATAAACAAGGATGCCACCGACAAACAGGTGGTAAAAGCGGGCAAGATATTTGGTATCTGCTTAGCCTTGTTTGCGATGATCGTGGCCCCTTTCATCGTGCACGCACCCGATGGCCTGTTTAATCTGATGAAGAAAATTGGTGCCACCTTCAGTGTGCCGGTTTTTGCACTGGTCGTCTCAGGTATCATGATCCGTCGCTCACCAGCGCTCGGAGCCAAAATCATCATTTTCGTAGGCATCAGTCTCTATATACTGTTCAACATGATCCTCCCAGGTATGGGTGTTCAGCTGGTTCACTGGCTCCATGTCACGGGTATGACTTTCGCTCTTCTTATCATCATTATGATGGTGATGAGCAAAACTCAACCGTCAGAGCCCAAGATAGATATTCCCTCTTTCTGGGGCACGCTTCATGGGGAAGGTACCTCCGAATATTGGTCGGGCACAAAAATTGCCGGTTCAGCTGTGTTGCTGTCAGTGGTAGCCATGTATGCCTTTCTGCATTGGTTCTAA